One region of Jeotgalibacillus aurantiacus genomic DNA includes:
- the groL gene encoding chaperonin GroEL (60 kDa chaperone family; promotes refolding of misfolded polypeptides especially under stressful conditions; forms two stacked rings of heptamers to form a barrel-shaped 14mer; ends can be capped by GroES; misfolded proteins enter the barrel where they are refolded when GroES binds), producing the protein MAKEIKFSEEARRSMLRGVDQLANAVKVTLGPKGRNVVLEKKFGSPLITNDGVTIAKEIELEDAFENMGAKLVAEVASKTNEIAGDGTTTATVLAQAMIREGLKNVTAGANPVGVRKGIEKAVQTALEELKAISKPIEGKESIAQVAAISAADEEVGQLIAEAMERVGNDGVITIEESKGFTTELDVVEGMQFDRGYASPYMVTDSDKMEAVLDNPYILITDKKIGNIQEVLPVLEQVVQQNKPLLIVAEDVEGEALATLVVNKLRGTFNAVAVKAPGFGDRRKAMLEDLAVLTGGEVITEDLGLDLKSANISQLGRAAKVVVTKENTTVVEGAGDAEKIGGRVAQIRAQIEETTSDFDKEKLQERLAKLAGGVAVIKVGAATETELKERKLRIEDALNSTRAAVEEGIVSGGGTALVNVYNKVASVEAEGDVATGINIVLRALEEPIRQIAHNAGLEGSIIVDRLKKEEVGVGFNAANGEWVNMIESGIVDPTKVTRSALQNAASVAAMFLTTEAVVADIPEENTGGGMPDMGGMGGMM; encoded by the coding sequence ATGGCTAAAGAAATTAAGTTCAGTGAAGAAGCACGCCGCTCCATGCTACGTGGTGTGGATCAGCTTGCAAACGCGGTAAAGGTAACGCTTGGACCAAAAGGACGCAACGTCGTTCTTGAAAAGAAATTCGGTTCACCATTAATCACAAATGACGGCGTAACAATCGCAAAAGAAATCGAGCTTGAAGATGCATTTGAAAACATGGGTGCAAAGCTTGTCGCTGAAGTAGCAAGCAAGACAAACGAAATCGCCGGTGACGGTACAACAACTGCAACGGTTCTTGCACAGGCAATGATTCGTGAAGGTCTGAAAAACGTGACTGCTGGAGCAAATCCGGTTGGCGTACGTAAAGGGATCGAAAAAGCGGTTCAAACAGCGCTTGAAGAACTGAAAGCCATCTCTAAACCAATCGAAGGCAAAGAGTCGATCGCACAGGTTGCGGCAATCTCTGCTGCTGACGAAGAAGTCGGCCAGCTGATTGCTGAAGCGATGGAGCGCGTTGGAAACGACGGCGTTATCACAATCGAAGAATCAAAAGGCTTCACGACAGAGCTTGATGTAGTAGAAGGCATGCAGTTCGACCGCGGATATGCATCTCCATACATGGTCACAGACTCTGACAAAATGGAAGCGGTGCTTGATAACCCGTACATCCTGATCACAGACAAGAAGATCGGCAACATCCAGGAAGTTCTTCCAGTTCTTGAGCAGGTTGTTCAGCAGAACAAGCCACTTCTAATCGTTGCTGAAGACGTAGAAGGTGAAGCACTTGCAACACTTGTTGTGAACAAGCTTCGCGGAACATTCAATGCCGTTGCTGTAAAAGCACCAGGCTTTGGTGACCGTCGTAAAGCAATGCTAGAAGACTTAGCTGTACTAACAGGCGGAGAAGTGATCACTGAAGATCTTGGACTTGATCTGAAGTCAGCGAACATCTCCCAGCTTGGCCGTGCTGCTAAAGTTGTGGTTACAAAAGAAAACACAACAGTTGTTGAAGGTGCAGGAGACGCTGAAAAAATCGGCGGCCGCGTAGCTCAGATCCGTGCACAAATCGAAGAAACAACATCTGACTTCGACAAAGAAAAACTGCAGGAGCGCCTTGCAAAACTTGCTGGCGGCGTAGCAGTCATCAAAGTCGGAGCAGCAACAGAAACAGAACTGAAAGAGCGCAAACTGCGCATCGAAGACGCCCTCAACTCAACGCGTGCAGCCGTAGAAGAAGGAATCGTATCCGGTGGTGGTACAGCACTCGTGAACGTATACAACAAAGTAGCCTCTGTTGAAGCAGAAGGCGACGTGGCAACAGGTATCAACATCGTGCTTCGCGCACTTGAAGAGCCAATCCGCCAAATCGCACACAACGCAGGCTTAGAAGGCTCCATCATCGTCGACCGCCTCAAGAAAGAAGAAGTAGGCGTAGGCTTCAACGCAGCCAACGGCGAATGGGTCAACATGATCGAATCCGGCATCGTAGACCCAACAAAAGTAACACGCTCAGCCCTTCAAAACGCTGCATCAGTAGCGGCGATGTTCCTGACGACTGAAGCCGTAGTCGCAGACATCCCGGAAGAAAACACTGGCGGTGGCATGCCTGATATGGGTGGTATGGGTGGAATGATGTAA
- a CDS encoding DNA adenine methylase, giving the protein MPRATLTPLRYPGGKDKTYNYVKHLIRENNLTSYIEPFAGGAAVAIRLLLNEDVQKIYINDFDRSIYCFWKVIVSHPEKLIDKIIETPISMKEWDLQKKIQSNKENESELDVAFSTLFLNRTNRAGIIKAGVIGGKEQKGAYKMDCRFNKEKIIKRIELIASKADRIEVHNYDAIEFIEEVIKNTRNSLTFFDPPYYDKGPDLYTNFYDHNDHVELAKVIKGKMRNRYWILTYDIADKIEKLYSRHYYEKYYLNYSIAEPTRGQEFMFFSKKIKPGNLREHLQTV; this is encoded by the coding sequence ATGCCGAGAGCTACATTAACCCCACTAAGATATCCTGGTGGTAAAGACAAAACTTACAACTATGTAAAACATCTCATTAGAGAAAATAATCTAACAAGCTATATAGAGCCGTTCGCAGGAGGAGCCGCAGTTGCAATAAGGTTGCTTTTAAACGAGGATGTTCAAAAAATATATATAAATGACTTTGATCGCAGTATTTATTGTTTTTGGAAAGTAATTGTTAGTCATCCAGAAAAGTTAATTGACAAAATTATTGAAACCCCTATATCTATGAAAGAATGGGATTTACAGAAAAAAATACAATCTAACAAAGAAAATGAAAGTGAATTAGATGTGGCATTTTCTACCCTTTTTCTAAACAGGACTAATAGAGCTGGAATAATTAAAGCTGGCGTTATTGGTGGCAAAGAACAAAAGGGTGCTTATAAAATGGATTGTAGATTTAATAAAGAGAAAATTATTAAAAGAATAGAGTTGATTGCGTCAAAAGCTGACAGAATTGAGGTACATAATTATGACGCGATTGAATTCATTGAGGAAGTTATTAAAAATACTCGGAACTCATTAACTTTTTTTGACCCTCCATACTACGATAAAGGTCCAGATTTATATACAAATTTCTACGATCATAATGATCACGTAGAATTAGCCAAAGTAATCAAAGGAAAAATGAGAAATCGTTATTGGATATTAACATACGATATTGCTGATAAAATTGAGAAGTTGTACTCCAGACATTATTACGAAAAATATTATTTAAATTATTCTATTGCAGAACCTACTCGAGGCCAAGAGTTTATGTTTTTTTCAAAAAAAATTAAGCCTGGTAATTTGAGAGAACATCTCCAAACAGTTTGA
- a CDS encoding AAA family ATPase, with protein MLRELKIKKFRKFINQTINISPGLTLISGGNGLGKSTLLGIIANGSGTKEFKTLNNKDFHPEFNNYFILSKDEHKDSRKNDDYYEVTLKYHYKAHEVYKRVRTSHPNGPKLKLVPRTVNSEGIQNDKIGEEVFKNTGIKGSERMPIPTYYVSTSRLFPFGESKSLHNHLVKITGRKYISDQFTITKKYIEMYNKVLPRSIDEETDELYETPKPKINYTGIYLKPKSSSILTQSIGQESLSGIINALLSFHNISTEPNYIGGILCIDELDVSLHPDAQLRLLKLLKEQSKELKLQIIFTSHSLTVIQEMLRLKQKDSENHMVYYFRNNNRPFFREEDSYQSIKADLFSEIHYSMPKVKVYLEDEEAKFALEQIMNIYYEGKNESNLLNNCELIASQINCTTLLDLPNKDSYFKDTIIVLDGDARYKKKPSLKEFLTNDPKGYNSIQNYPRNVLFLPGDFSPEENVFRILYELLLNEDKHHDFWYSVEHNTSLGNYYPQMLLNELENMISQQKLDRENLKKWFQSHESFFDQSGIYKYYYKAVLENDNITTLAESFIKLVTNKLAALKSKGF; from the coding sequence ATGTTAAGAGAATTAAAGATAAAAAAGTTCAGAAAATTCATAAATCAAACTATTAATATATCGCCTGGTCTTACTTTAATTTCTGGTGGTAATGGATTAGGAAAATCAACTTTATTAGGTATAATTGCAAATGGTTCCGGGACAAAAGAGTTTAAAACGTTAAATAATAAAGATTTCCATCCCGAATTTAATAACTACTTCATTTTATCCAAAGATGAGCATAAGGATTCTAGAAAAAATGATGATTATTACGAAGTAACTTTAAAATACCACTATAAAGCACATGAAGTTTATAAAAGAGTAAGGACTTCGCATCCCAATGGTCCGAAATTAAAATTAGTACCAAGAACTGTGAACTCTGAAGGCATTCAAAATGATAAGATTGGAGAAGAAGTTTTTAAAAACACTGGAATAAAGGGATCTGAAAGAATGCCAATACCCACATATTACGTAAGCACTAGCAGGCTTTTCCCTTTTGGAGAATCTAAATCTCTGCATAATCACTTAGTTAAAATAACTGGCAGAAAATATATAAGTGATCAATTTACTATTACTAAAAAGTATATAGAAATGTATAACAAAGTGCTTCCGCGTTCAATTGATGAGGAGACTGACGAATTATACGAAACACCAAAACCGAAAATTAATTATACCGGGATATATTTAAAACCTAAATCGTCAAGTATACTCACACAATCGATTGGACAAGAAAGTTTGAGTGGGATTATTAATGCATTACTGTCGTTTCATAATATTTCTACTGAGCCCAACTATATAGGTGGCATATTATGTATAGATGAACTTGATGTTTCCTTACATCCTGACGCACAATTACGACTTTTAAAATTATTAAAAGAGCAGTCAAAAGAACTTAAACTCCAAATTATATTTACTAGCCATTCCCTAACTGTAATTCAGGAGATGCTTAGATTGAAACAAAAGGATTCGGAAAATCACATGGTATATTATTTTAGAAATAATAACAGACCTTTTTTTAGAGAAGAAGACTCTTATCAATCTATAAAAGCAGACTTATTTTCAGAAATACATTATTCCATGCCAAAAGTTAAAGTCTATCTAGAGGATGAAGAAGCAAAGTTTGCACTAGAGCAAATAATGAATATTTATTATGAGGGTAAAAATGAGAGTAATCTTTTAAATAATTGTGAATTAATTGCTTCTCAAATTAACTGTACTACATTACTTGATTTACCGAATAAAGATAGCTACTTCAAAGATACCATTATTGTTCTAGATGGAGACGCGAGATATAAGAAAAAACCATCTCTCAAAGAATTTTTAACTAATGATCCAAAGGGCTATAATTCAATTCAAAACTACCCAAGAAATGTTCTTTTTTTGCCTGGCGACTTTAGTCCTGAAGAAAATGTTTTTAGAATTCTGTATGAGTTGTTATTAAATGAAGATAAGCATCATGATTTTTGGTATTCTGTGGAACATAACACGTCTTTGGGTAATTATTATCCTCAAATGCTCTTAAATGAACTTGAAAACATGATCTCACAGCAAAAACTTGACAGAGAAAATCTAAAGAAATGGTTTCAATCTCACGAATCTTTTTTTGACCAATCAGGTATATATAAGTATTATTACAAAGCAGTTCTTGAAAATGATAATATTACCACACTTGCAGAATCATTTATAAAGCTTGTAACAAATAAACTTGCAGCCCTAAAAAGTAAAGGTTTTTAG
- a CDS encoding excalibur calcium-binding domain-containing protein: MWLLIVCLIVFLILLFNFPLFTIGAALASWGIYEWNTNKKLKAKSRKPAAILSVGLVMALTGCVITVSNPDEQIATDTQEAESAEVAAEAEEAERVAAEAKEAEEKAAAEQEAKEKADAEAKKKAEEEAAAKKQAEEEAVAIAAKEKAEEEAAKKKAEEESLAKKKAEEEAAALALAEEEAAAQEAAEAEAAAASAPPAQEAEFFDNCTHLRTVYPGGVAADHPAYQDKMDRDNDGWACEN; encoded by the coding sequence ATGTGGTTATTGATTGTATGCTTAATAGTTTTTCTTATCCTGTTATTTAACTTCCCGCTCTTCACTATCGGGGCCGCTCTGGCCAGCTGGGGAATCTACGAATGGAATACGAATAAGAAACTGAAGGCCAAGTCACGTAAACCTGCAGCGATCTTAAGCGTAGGTCTCGTGATGGCCTTAACCGGATGTGTGATAACCGTATCAAACCCTGACGAACAAATCGCTACAGACACTCAAGAGGCTGAAAGTGCAGAGGTAGCAGCAGAAGCTGAAGAAGCTGAACGTGTTGCTGCGGAAGCAAAAGAGGCTGAAGAAAAGGCTGCGGCTGAACAGGAAGCAAAAGAAAAAGCCGATGCTGAAGCAAAGAAAAAAGCGGAGGAAGAAGCCGCAGCCAAGAAACAGGCTGAAGAAGAGGCTGTCGCAATAGCAGCAAAGGAAAAAGCTGAAGAGGAAGCAGCCAAAAAGAAAGCCGAAGAAGAATCTCTTGCAAAAAAGAAGGCTGAGGAAGAAGCCGCTGCACTAGCACTGGCTGAAGAAGAAGCTGCTGCTCAAGAGGCAGCTGAGGCTGAAGCTGCCGCTGCATCCGCGCCGCCAGCACAAGAAGCGGAGTTTTTTGATAACTGCACACACTTGAGAACTGTCTATCCAGGTGGGGTAGCTGCTGATCACCCTGCTTATCAAGATAAGATGGATCGCGATAATGATGGATGGGCTTGTGAAAATTAA
- a CDS encoding DUF4236 domain-containing protein, with translation MVKFKKSFKVAPGVRINVGKKSVGISAGVKGARISTNSRSGTKVTAGIPGTGISKTSSLTRKSGATAQRTQSRAVANQNKQQMQQNNRQIVNEYDSQIDSLTKMHLNVSDPIDWEKRFASPPPFASEDQGPNYLAALKTIEEYKPTLRDKLFNRIDARKVSLSESLPEAKNQDREIYENWNSSIAQAEKILNGDQEGMTRLISSKNPFKTLMDIGADVDVTYPGSNTAFVEVALPDDYAPSHVISLTATGKLSNKQMAKGKYYQLQKEIVSSMMLKIVGELFNLFPLQKVHINIYANSYAVEPAEHGCIAAVSVDRNKFQSVYNATTPATDLILFFNHEMNHLKTKGFKLVQEVQV, from the coding sequence ATGGTCAAATTCAAAAAATCTTTCAAAGTCGCTCCTGGTGTAAGGATTAATGTCGGTAAAAAAAGTGTTGGTATCTCAGCAGGCGTTAAAGGTGCGAGAATAAGCACCAATAGCAGATCCGGAACTAAAGTGACAGCCGGGATACCTGGTACCGGGATTTCAAAAACAAGCAGCCTTACAAGAAAGTCCGGCGCGACTGCTCAAAGAACTCAATCCAGAGCTGTTGCTAATCAAAATAAACAGCAGATGCAGCAAAACAATCGTCAAATCGTTAATGAGTATGATAGCCAGATTGATTCCCTGACTAAAATGCACCTTAATGTATCTGATCCTATCGACTGGGAAAAACGCTTCGCCTCCCCTCCCCCATTCGCAAGTGAAGATCAGGGACCAAATTATCTTGCAGCTTTAAAAACCATTGAAGAGTATAAACCGACTCTCAGAGATAAGCTATTTAACAGGATCGATGCGCGTAAAGTCTCTTTATCTGAGTCTCTACCTGAAGCCAAAAACCAGGATAGAGAAATCTATGAAAATTGGAACAGTTCGATCGCTCAAGCCGAAAAGATACTTAATGGTGATCAGGAAGGGATGACCCGATTAATCTCTTCAAAGAATCCGTTTAAAACGTTGATGGACATTGGTGCCGATGTGGACGTTACATATCCCGGATCAAATACCGCATTTGTTGAGGTAGCTCTTCCTGATGACTATGCTCCCTCTCACGTTATCAGTCTCACTGCTACAGGCAAGCTTTCTAACAAGCAGATGGCTAAGGGGAAATACTATCAGCTTCAAAAAGAGATTGTCTCGAGCATGATGCTAAAAATAGTTGGAGAGTTGTTTAACCTCTTTCCACTTCAAAAAGTGCATATCAACATCTACGCAAATAGCTATGCGGTTGAACCTGCTGAGCATGGCTGTATTGCAGCTGTATCTGTGGATCGTAATAAGTTTCAGAGCGTCTATAATGCCACTACGCCTGCAACTGACTTAATTCTCTTCTTTAATCACGAAATGAATCATCTGAAAACCAAAGGCTTTAAATTAGTCCAGGAGGTGCAAGTCTAA